The Vicia villosa cultivar HV-30 ecotype Madison, WI linkage group LG1, Vvil1.0, whole genome shotgun sequence genome includes a region encoding these proteins:
- the LOC131593358 gene encoding uncharacterized protein LOC131593358, translated as MVRGVSYRYLVNGQMSKILQAKRGLRQGDPISPLLFTLIMEYLHRLLGTLKQSAGFNFHPRCAKLGITNICFADDLLLFARGDVNSIRHMMDKFHQFSEATGLRANPAKCRIYFGGLNDQMQHDIATTINFGVGRKQLVKSTLMSIAGYWMQAFPLPKKIIQRIEVICKNFLWSGKAVGRKALVAWDKICLPNNAGGLNMTYLSDWNKATILKLLWNLHMKSDKLWIRWIEAYYLKGVSIMQWEPKIYSSWMIKSIVKNRDITVHSEYWRNSIQHGRF; from the exons ATGGTTAGAGGAGTCTCATATAGATACTTAGTAAATGGGCAGATGAGCAAAATTCTCCAAGCAAAAAGAGGGTTGAGACAGGGTGACCCCATCTCACCTCTTCTTTTTACCCTAATCATGGAATACTTACATAGGCTCCTTGGTACTCTCAAACAGTCTGCTGGCTTTAATTTCCATCCAAGATGTGCTAAACTAGGAATCACAAATATATGTTTTGCAGATGACTTGCTTTTATTTGCAAGAGGTGATGTGAATTCTATCAGGCATATGATGGATAAGTTTCACCAATTTTCTGAGGCTACTGGTCTGAGGGCAAATCCAGCAAAATGTAGAATATACTTTGGTGGACTAAATGATCAAATGCAGCATGACATTGCTACTACAATCAATTTTGGTGTCG GTAGGAAGCAGCTTGTCAAGAGTACCTTGATGTCCATAGCAGGGTATTGGATGCAAGCTTTTCCCCTCCCTAAGAAAATTATCCAGAGAATTGAAGTGATATGTAAAAACTTTCTTTGGTCTGGCAAAGCTGTGGGAAGAAAAGCCCTTGTAGCTTGGGATAAAATCTGCCTTCCTAATAATGCAGGTGGATTAAATATGACTTATCTTAGTGACTGGAACAAAGCTACAATTCTGAAGTTGCTCTGGAATCTCCATATGAAATCAGATAAGTTGTGGATTCGGTGGATTGAAGCTTACTACCTGAAAGGTGTTAGCATTATGCAGTGGGAGCCTAAGATATATAGCTCTTGGATGATCAAGAGTATAGTCAAGAATAGAGATATTACTGTCCATAGTGAGTATTGGAGAAATAGTATTCAGCATGGGCGGTTTTAA
- the LOC131602891 gene encoding late embryogenesis abundant protein Lea5-like, with amino-acid sequence MSRSLPQAKHLVSQSLPLFHLQRRGFAAASDVSARVGQGKFEEKPVSRDGQEACSAWVPDPETGYYRPINCTPKIDPVELRKMLLKHNTRPSN; translated from the exons ATGTCTCGCTCTCTCCCACAAGCTAAACATCTTGTTTCTCAATCTCTCCCCCTCTTTCATCTTCAACG CCGAGGTTTTGCTGCGGCATCTGATGTTTCAGCGAGAGTTGGCCAAGGAAAGTTTGAAGAGAAGCCCGTGTCAAGAGATGGCCAAGAGGCCTGCTCGGCTTGGGTCCCAGATCCGGAAACCGGATATTACAGGCCCATTAACTGCACACCTAAAATTGATCCGGTGGAGCTCCGAAAGATGCTACTCAAACACAATACCAGACCATCCAACTAA